The genomic DNA ATTAAGAATAAATTTGCCTacaaaaacaaagctaaaaagAAACTGACAACCACTTAAAATGGTTTTCAGTGTAAGCATTTGCTGTCTTCCTTCACAGATGCAAAGTATTAATACCCAAGGATTACAAAAATGCCTTTTATCTGATAGATCCTCATCTTCCTTGACTAATTTGTCATCTGCTCCAGCGGCTGCTTTTCTCTGTAGAATAGTTTTCTCAGCTTATTCACCTGAATATACTAAATAAACTTATAATCAGCCTGAATAAAATTATCAGCTTAATCCAAGCTTAACACGATCTAACTGATTTGTTTTAGTGTCCCAATCCAAAATTCTAAGATAGAAGTGTAATTCGACTTGACACCCTTGGGGACTGCTATTTACTGGGTTAGATGTCTACTTGTGATCTAGTTAGCTGAGACTACAGCTCTGAAGACTAGCTGGACACAGGTGCTTTCAGCAGGACCTGTGGGAAATTTGCAACGTTAAGGAATAATTCGAAACTCAGCAGAAAATGTAACTTCCATGTCTCtaaatattgtattattttcttctgcttgAGATGTTCTCTGAAGGTTCCTAATACTTTTTATGCTGTcctaaaaggagaaaggggacaaGCATGCAGAGCTGGGAAGATAGTTAAAGTAATGGCTCTTTTCACCCTGAATCTTGGGACTTGAGTTTTGAGGCACATAGCTGCTTCATGTGAAAGAAAGTTAGCATTAGGCAAGCTAGGAGACTTTCAGAGAGACATGCCACCAGGGACTCCAGAGGTTACCGAGTGCAGTACATACAGAATGCCAGCCATATTTAACAGCCAGATCAGCTAAGTGAATATTATGGCTCATGACAGTTTTTATTACTTTCCTGAGCTCTAAATAAAATCACAAGATTTTACTAGTTTAAATATGATAGTTTCTTAGCTATGCTGTAGAAGACTAAGAAAAGAATTGGTAAGTGAGTTCAGgttggaaagaaaaggaacagcagTGAGCCCTGACACCAAgcccctgaagttggagttagGGGAGAATAAGTGGGATGGATTCCTTGTGACACAAGGAAGGCTACTAAAGTAGACACCAGATATTTTAGCCAGCTGTCTTCATAGGACCACCACTCTGCCACTGCCAATTCTGAAGGATGTTATATTTTATAGTAAGAGAACAAATTGGCCTCTGTGGTCTTTGAAAGTTTGCAAGCCAGTGCTTACAAATCAAGGCCTAAGTTGTGGAGATCTTTCTTAAGTATTTCATACATAGTAAGTTATATTCAAAAGTgagttcattattattatttttttaacaatttttctTCTCACTTTGCATTCTCCCTCCTATTATAGAGTAATAACTACCTGGAACCCAGTGTAAGGTTGGCCTTATCCTTTCCTCGCTCCTTCACTGCTTCTAGTTTATCAACAACCACAGTccactcctgatccccctgcctatTCCCCAGGAGATTATATGCTCCTTATCTTCATGACTAATGTCCTAGTAAAATCCCTCATTATTGTTCTGAAAAAAACAATCACTTGGCCACTGCTGTTCCATCTGCTTTAGTTTCTTCCGGCTGATCACCACTCGGCTTTTATGAGAATCTTTCTGAAATGCAAATCTGAAAATACTAGCTACAATCTTTCCATGACTGCAGGGTAAACTCCATGACCTGGTCTTTCCACTCTTCTGCTTCCACTCCcttcatgtacacatgcacactggAAGAAAGTGTACTCTGGGGTACTACACTTGGACTAGCCACATTGCTCTCTTCTGAGGATAAATGTACACAACAAAGTAAAGCAAAGCAATCCAAAGCCAACCTTGACAGTTGCTGGCCTGTCTGGCAATTAACACTTAAGTTACTAGATCCactaataaaaattattcaaTAGACAACAAACTCATGTCAAGTcatgaaatacagaaaaagtaAAACCACTGTCATGTCTGAAGCAACTAAACAAGGACAGTGTACAGCCACTAAACTGATGGGACACGGAGCTCACTCATTGACTACTTCTCTTCCGCTGGAAATTTCAGTTCCTTTCGTTCTTGTCATGAATCATCACATTACTTCTGCTCCTAAGAACATATAAACAAGCAAGCTTCTCACTTTCTTAAACTGTCTTCACTATCACTTCACTCATCCCAAGACACAGATGTCTTATAGCTCccaaaaaatcaatatatttttgaTAAAGGGGAAAACAAATTTGGAGCTTCACAAAATTCCTTCCTTATTGAACATAATTCTAAGATCAGAATAATAACAATACATTTGTATTGTTCTCTGCATCCAATGAAACTGAATCACCTGAGTTTCCATTCACAAGGTATAGTGTGTAAGGTTTTGTAAACTCAACTCTGTACATAGGTCAAATTATAACTTCTATGAAACCGGTATTCATGttaatcataattttaaaattattttggataAAAGTTTATATTATTCTGAATCCTAGCATAGCGGCTTAATTTTTTGGCTATGCACATAAGGTAGGTATTGGAAAAGGCAAAACCAAACTTGGAAAAGGCAGTGTTCTATAAAAGCAGGCTAAATGTTCTTTCAGTAAAGCAAATATTTGAACTCTAACATACACACCTACTGGAGACAGAAGTTGCagatataattttttttctgctagATAGATCACAGGACAAAATTTATGCTCTTAAGAATTTGGTAAATTTTGATATTCGTTAAATCTATGAATGACAAATGGAAAAGTTAATGTTACCTAATATGAAATCTGCAGTCTATGatcaatttaataatttaaaaagcatctCAGTTAATCTAATGACTGAATAAACTATCCTCTGTGCAAGGATAGCAGTGCGTGCACTAATTTTGTAGTGTTGAGGAAAACTATCAGAATGAGTTGTCTGGATTCAACTTTGTCCACCATACAGTAATTGTGTGGCCACTGGCATAGTCACCTATGATTTTCAATGAAActcattttcctcatctggaaCATTCAGATATGGATAATAATAGTATTTATCTTACAAGGTTGTATTTGgaattaaatgagttaatacCACAGTGAGAATAATGCTAAACTGCATATTGTGAAATGTAAATTATTACATATATAGCAGCTGAAAAGATCTAATGATGTTAAATATCTATAGTACTAAGATTTAATCTCATGGATTGTCAATTGCAGAAGTCATTTTTTTACAAACTTAACTTAATCATAATGAGATAAAATGTAAGACGTTGCTTTTTCTAAATTATAAGACTTAAAGAAGAAAAGCTTTTGCTGAAACCAGAGATCCCTATGCTCAGAAACATGGAAAATATCACTAGAAGGTTGTGACATGAAAAGGGTCACCCAGGTTCTACACGATTCTCATTTTATTACTGTCAGTgataaatgaaaagataaagCCCTTTACAGATTTCTGAGAAATGTACTTTCTCCAGTCATAGATCTTATTTATGCACAAGAAAGTTactacttggggctggagagatggctcagaggttaagagcactggctgttcttccagaggtcctgagttcaattcccagcaaccacatggtggctcacaaccatctgttatgagatctggtgccctcttctggtgtgcagacatatatggaagcagaatgttgtgtacctaataaataaaatcttaaaaaaaaaaatgttactacTTAGGATTAAACTTCTAACTTTTAGAGGtctgcttttctctgtgttattctggaatgattaaaatgtgaaaatcCCCCAAAGTCTGCAAGCTATGCTCTGAATGACATATACTCTAGTTTTATAAGCAATTCTTAGCAATCTGTGGTTCACTACTTCCTTTGTTCTAAGAGATCTGTAATTTTGGTAAGAAAAATGTTTAGTAAAAAATGAGGATATGGCTCCAGTCAAGTGCTTGCTAAATTTGATTTCCAgagccatgttaaaaaaaaaaaaattcagatgcAGTAGTTTGCACCTACATTTGCACAAATAGGGTgctagagacaagaggatcctgggAGTTTGATGGCTAGCAAGCAAgccaagtcagtgagctccagattcagtgagagactacgTCAAAGAATAATGTGGAAAGTGACTGAGAAAGAAGACTGATGTGgacctctggcttacacacacacacacacacacacaaacacacacacacacacacacacacacacacacacacacacacacacacacacgagaatgcTAAAAATGCCAAATGCCCATAAAAGCTACTGTTCTGAAAATGTTTGCAAGCCAACAGTACTAATTCAACTTAAGAACTTACCAAAGGTTATAATATCTGTGCCACTAACAGAGTCATAGTCTTCACTTGCTGCATTAAGCTCTACACATTCATTCTGGAATGtacagataaatatttagaataaaatgaaaggtAATTCATTTTATGCTGCTTACCATAGAATATAAGCAAAGCACAGAGAATGTTTagttttaatacatttatttaccAATACGATATGATTATTCTTATGCATAAGAAACAACCATTTAAGTGTGAAAGCAGACAGTAACCTTGAATCTACAACTCCTTTCTCTAAAAATGAAGACAGACTAGAAGCTGAAACGCTAAGAAATAATACAGTTTCTCAGACTACATACGGCAATGGTACATGTGGTGGTCTGGAAAAGAATAGCCTCCATAGACTCAAGTATTTAGTCAATAGGGAGGGGTACCaattgagaaggattaggaggtatggccccgGTAAAATAGGTGTAGccatgctggaggaagtatgtcagtgggggtgggctttgaggattccAAAGCTTTGTCAGGCccagtttctctctttccacctctaCTGGCCTATGGTTCAGGATGTagctcccagctactgctccagttcctgccattgtccctgccatgatgattatggactaaGCCTAgacactgtaagcaagccccctaaatgctttcctttataagacttgccttgatcatgatgtctcttcacagcaatagaacagtgactaagacagtaaATTTAGTGTTTCTAAGAAATTTACTTTATGATTGAAGTTAAGTGTAAAGAAGAGAAAGTTTCAATTTTAACTCTTTTATAATTTTTCCCGTAAACAGAAGCCCTTTGTCCTATTAAgatacatgaaaataatttaagtttttCAAAACATTCTTACCTCATTCTAAGTATTTCAAGTACTATTAATCATAAAAGCTCAACTTACAGGGTTTACAAATTATCTtatttgatagaaaaaaaaatggttacaaGAAGTGTAAGAAAATTGTTAGGCTTAAGCAGACTTCATTCTAACCAAACATTTCCTATTTCTAAGGAGCCTCACATGTAGTGTTTCCAAAAGAATGTACAGATGTTACTAAGATGAGCATTTACTACACATGAGGCAAGCTTAACATATCCATACCTTTTTAGACAAAAGCATCTCTGTTTCAAGAAGAGTGACTCGACTTAGGAGATTATTCCAGGCCTTCTCATCCACCatcacttttccttttgttgtagCTTCCAGACACTCAAGCCTTCTCTCTACCCAAGCCAGCTTCTTAAGCTTTTCTTGGCATTCAGCAAGTGCCATCTGAAGTGCAATAATCTCAGGATTATCACATACTTCCTAAAACGACAAACAAGATTCTAGAtgatatgaaatgacattcttttGAAAAAGTATCAAGTACCTCCATTTCCTTTGAGCTGTTTTGTAGCTAAGGAAGGAACACAGTATGAGGGCAAGGAGTTTCCGTGTAGATAGCAGTGTGCTAGAAGTCCAGGCACACAGCAGTGGGCTTTGCCATGAGGCTGTCAGTTGTGGCTTTGATGACTTCATTTTCACAGCAGCTACCTATGAATTGACCTGTATGATGCTTTTAGACTAGGTAGTACAATTCAACTATCATTAGCTAGTTTCTTAGACAAATATACTACAAATCCAAGAGGAAATAAGCAAATGACAATGTACTGATTACCTAGCGTGTCATACAGCAAGAAGTAGGCCTGTAAATAATACTTTCAtaaatccaaaatatataaaaatcacaaGCCATGAGCATTTTAGCAGAAACAGTAGAGATTATATACATAATGGTATTTGTGTCACCAAGGAGCAACAGAAATGATAGGACAGGTACCATACAAAAGGCTAGGCAGGGGGTTTATTGCAAATACAAAGCCACTCTGGACTACATaaagtcagccaaggctacacagtaagatcacACCCCTTGAGAAAAATACAGCGAAGACTCACCAAAGAGAAAACGGGAATAAAATACAAGTTTTTCTATTTACCAACAGAGGAAACAGTGGTAGAAAACTCCACCATGCAAATTGGCACATCTCCTGTACTAGACTGTAATTTCTCTGGTGTATACCAACTCTTATTTCTCTTTGCTTTACTTCTAACTCAGGAGGAAAACTCCAAACAGATCTGACAACTGGAATCTACTGATTCACATTTAGTAAGATTGATTGTCTCTTAAGTAATAACATAGATGTCATAATTTAAGAGTTCAGAAATATTGCAACTTTCAAACACTGACATAATCACAGATACCAAAGAAGTCTGTCAAAGAGGTTCTCAGCCCTTACTTTCAGCTCAGCCTTGACTTCAGAGGCCTGTTCATCAGCAATCATCACTTCAGAACACTTCCCTTCTAAATCATCACACTCTGCACTCACTTCTGTTGAACATACTGTCCCTTCAGGAATGTCAATGTTATCTTCAGTATACAGGTGACGGATCACCACAGCTTTCTTCTGTATAGAGACAAGCATGGAAGAACTACTTTAATGGTTTTACTGCACAATTATGAATACTCACAATAATTCcatatatgtttaaaaacatttaaactaccacatatAATGTATCACAACATAACATGCTAATATTTATGTGCTTTGTATGTGTTGGTGAAATTGTGGTTCAGCTTTTTAATATCATTCTTATGTCTTAaacactaaaatatattttaaagttatctaGGTTTGATTCAATATGCTAGAGAAAAGCGGTTACAGTAGAGACGAAAGAGGATTAGCAAAGATTTGATTAATTGTTGAAACAGGAAGATCTGTGCTTTTGTAAACGTTTGAAAGGTTACAGGatagaaagaaagttaaaaacaaagaaaaaaaagtattgggtgtggtagcacacaatcccagcattcagtaaACCCAGGTGGGATTATAAGgtgcaggccagcctgagctatataatgaGGCTCTCTCAACAAACAATAAAGTTGCAACATAATTTACAAGTTAAATAATCTACTAGCTGTGTGAGGACACACTATAATTTTTTCTATTGAACAAATCACAATATATATAATTACCCTCAGCCAAAAGTCCAAAATACTGAAAAGGGGGAAGGAATAACAAGGACCTCACTAACCCTTTACCTACTGTCTTTCTGCCTATGTATTGTTTGTATAGACACTGAAAAATCCTAACATGAGATAAAGAAGTCATAAACTGCATCTCTACAAGAGGAGGCAACAGGAAGAAGACAATTTGCTTTAGCACTGACTCAACTTCTCTGTCAGTAAAGAAGCATATTTGTAAATTCTATCAGCTTTGTAGCAGTTATTCATGTTCTTGGTACTAAGGCTCTGCTAGTCATGTATTTTCGATTAGGGAATAAATAATTCCATGTATTTTACTTTATCCAGAAACAATTTACATCTTTATCTAATTACACATTGATTATTCATCTGTAATCTGGCCTCTCATCCAGAAGGAAAATAGCTGAAAgtatatttattatgaaaatggCATTTTCGCTTAAGGCTCTCCTTGGATATAGAAAAATTCCATCTCTAAATGTACTGGATTCATTTAGCCACAGATGCTTAAAGCAGACAAAGGCAGAGACAAGCTATATCTAGTAATAAAGAATGCTCAAAAACCAGATTATTAGATAATCTATATTTTTGGTTATCAGTGCAGCTAGATGAATCATAACCACTCTTGTTACCAATGGGTTATTACTACATATGCACCCCTTTTTATGGATGACCAGGAATGTAATTAAGAGTATATgttgaggggctagagagatggctcaggttaagaaCACCTGAGAcacaggtttgatttccagcacctacatagagGCTTACAACCACCCAAGACTCTAATTCCAAGGGATAAGGCACTGTCTTCTGTTCTcgtatggtacacatacacattaagattaaaagaaaaaaaaaaaaacacgcacgcatgcatagatataaaatttgtaaaaagTAAATGTCAGTGCATCCATAATATAACCTTACTAAATTTTACctgggaaataaaaagaattcaaaattagaaatataaagtctatttgatttttcatttttcacacCTCTGCTGAGACGATTTGAgggtagggaagggaaggggggtgAGAAGAGAGGGCAGTGGTGGGTAAATACGATCAAAGTACTTATGTAAAGAAATAAGACAAACTAATATGTACTAATGAAATGCCTTGTATGTTGTGGTATCACTACAATGTTTCCCCAAATGCCAGTTAGAGAAATGAATCTTCGGATAGGTCTCTTTTCCTGCCTATTTCACACCTTCCCTGAAGTCAGAAACCTGCCAGTGATGTCAATGCCAATGGCCTCTGCAGGGGGGTTCTCACTGCTTGAACAAGGCTCTGGTTTTTCAGAGATGTTCTTCTTTCTTTGGCAAGATGAAGTCTAAGAGAGGAGAGCAATTagacaaaataatacattttacagACAGTTCGATGTACATTTAAATTCCATTACCTCAATACTCACTTTTGATAATAGCAAATTGAAAGTGATGAAACATGCTTTTGCCTATTTGTTTATTGTAAACTAAAGGGGACTGGTATGGCGGTGCTCTAATGTCATACTTAGAACTATAAGGAAGGAGCGCAGAAGCCAGCATCAGTTACACAGAAAGTTAGagttcagtctgggctacatagttaaaaacaaacaagaaaatacaacaaaaacttttaaaagtgacAAAAATACATTATCTCTGAACAGTTAATTTATTTCCCAGTCACGGATGTATAAGACTAATGTCAGAGCAATGATGATCCTTGAGAGGGTTATACTAAACGCTACCTGTGGATAGCACAGCAACTATGGCATCGAATTCGTAGGCTGTGTGAACAACGGGACTTAGCACTAACGTTGGTGCTTATGGCCTTATCCAGGTGCAGATTGTGGGACATCCTGGTATTGCAGTGACTTGTACTCTGCAGGAAGCTAGCTGTGAAATACAAATGTCCTGTAGAGGAGATCCTGAGATCTAAAAGTTTTGAGGGAGGACTCCTCAGCATCTCTGTGGTTTTACACATTCACATCCTTCAAATTCCATCTTGGTACTAAACAACCCATGTTTGGATCAAACTAACCCTAGTTGGTAGAAATGCCCTTGACATTCCCAGAAAATTCCACAATTAT from Cricetulus griseus strain 17A/GY chromosome 1 unlocalized genomic scaffold, alternate assembly CriGri-PICRH-1.0 chr1_0, whole genome shotgun sequence includes the following:
- the Cep44 gene encoding centrosomal protein of 44 kDa isoform X3; this encodes MATGDLKRSLRKLEQVLRWLNYPNDIDYAGLMKGDTAASLPIISYSLTSYSPYVSELLMESNIELLAKNDVRFTDTVYKLLRDQFDYKPVLTKKQFMQSGFAEWKIQIVCDILNCVMKKHKELIGSDKTSSCQRKKNISEKPEPCSSSENPPAEAIGIDITGRFLTSGKKKAVVIRHLYTEDNIDIPEGTVCSTEVSAECDDLEGKCSEVMIADEQASEVKAELKEVCDNPEIIALQMALAECQEKLKKLAWVERRLECLEATTKGKVMVDEKAWNNLLSRVTLLETEMLLSKKNECVELNAASEDYDSVSGTDIITFDKKYSVGTPASTSGYSTISSDSMPRGSIVHYCGLKDFSEV
- the Cep44 gene encoding centrosomal protein of 44 kDa isoform X4, producing MATGDLKRSLRKLEQVLRWLNYPNDIDYAGLMKGDTAASLPIISYSLTSYSPYVSELLMESNIELLAKNDVRFTDTVYKLLRDQFDYKPVLTKKQFMQSGFAEWKIQIVCDILNCVMKKHKELIGSDKTSSCQRKKNISEKPEPCSSSENPPAEAIGIDITGRFLTSGKKKAVVIRHLYTEDNIDIPEGTVCSTEVSAECDDLEGKCSEVMIADEQASEVKAELKEVCDNPEIIALQMALAECQEKLKKLAWVERRLECLEATTKGKVMVDEKAWNNLLSRVTLLETEMLLSKKNECVELNAASEDYDSVSGTDIITFGAEVM
- the Cep44 gene encoding centrosomal protein of 44 kDa isoform X2 produces the protein MATGDLKRSLRKLEQVLRWLNYPNDIDYAGLMKGDTAASLPIISYSLTSYSPYVSELLMESNIELLAKNDVRFTDTVYKLLRDQFDYKPVLTKKQFMQSGFAEWKIQIVCDILNCVMKKHKELIGSDKTSSCQRKKNISEKPEPCSSSENPPAEAIGIDITGRFLTSGKKKAVVIRHLYTEDNIDIPEGTVCSTEVSAECDDLEGKCSEVMIADEQASEVKAELKEVCDNPEIIALQMALAECQEKLKKLAWVERRLECLEATTKGKVMVDEKAWNNLLSRVTLLETEMLLSKKNECVELNAASEDYDSVSGTDIITFDKKYSVGTPASTSGYSTISSDSMPRGSIVHYCGLKDFSEETTIQKMERMKKIP